Genomic window (Ctenopharyngodon idella isolate HZGC_01 chromosome 20, HZGC01, whole genome shotgun sequence):
ATCTCGAACATTAGTGAAATGGATTTTTTGGGATGTTTTTTGGCCAAGTACCTGAGGGACTTACTGGATAAGAGACAGGAAATTAAAATGTCCATCTGTTCCCCGTATCTTTGCTGCAGTGTTTTCAGAGATGGCCTCAGGCTTGTGACTCACTCTTCTCTGTGAATGAGAGCCTGAAAGTATCGAGTCCAACATATCCCTTGAATACAAATGACAGGAACAACGTGCCCAAGAAACATATGCCTCAGAGCTAAGATGAGTACAGAATAACATGAACACTATTGCATATCTCTCGACATAGATTAAAGAGCAAGATTGTTGAATGTTGTTCTGCAATGTATTTTACAGACTTATTTATGAAGTGAATTAGTGACAATTTAGCCTCTCAGAATATCATCTTTTCATAATGCTGTATAGTAGACCTCGCAACTCCCACCCTGTTACTTATTTCAAGATAGATTTGAAAATGTTTGTGACATCCCAGTgtccaaacaaaataaaaaaggaaatgcGTAGGCTGTGGCACTGCAGATAGTGTGGTGTCActactcaaataaaaaaaagtgaaccAGAGTAATGGCTGTTTAAACTTCATTACCTCTGCTATATACTGCTGTGCATTAGCCATTATTAGATATATTTCATTCACAGTGAAGCTGTAGGGAGTTTACTGGCTACAGTCCTTAATCACACACACTATCATGAATGTTTTGAGTGTAAATGCAGTGCTTCTGTAAAGACTGAATAAATTGAATGCTGAAAAAGAAGTTGGTCGTTTGTGGAGGAGGACCAAGGTCCTTCCTTTGTATGCTGTCATTCACACGGTACAAGGAAACATTTCATGTAAGAAACAGAATTCGAAGTTATAAATTCTCCCCAATACACCTCAGCAGCACGCCTCACTCTCAGAACAGGAAACAAAAGGGAGTTATAGAGGCAGACATGGTGCAACTATTGTGCTTTATTAGATATAGAAAGCAAAACAGAAGAAACAGAGTCATGCATCATTGTGTCAACTGACACAGGATCCCAGCTGATTAAGAAAGAAGAGAGGGATTGAATCGTGAGGTAGAGAGGGCCTGAGGGAGGGGGCTTACAGCACTGAGGaacaaaagagagaaaacatcGAAAAGAACAATCACCTTAGAAATTCCATCGCCCAACAAAACATATCAAGTTAAAAAATGCCCAGTGCTTTCAAGATATTGTATTCGCTTGATGAAGCAATAGATTTGAGTAGTATCAAATCTATTTGGAATAGAAATAGATTAGAAGTATCACTTTGGTTGAGACTTGCTCTTGAAGGGCTGATTTAGGGTAATATGAATCCATGCAGAGTTTATTccttaaaattattttcacaaagtcttgttcacaaatctgtggAACGATCTGTTAATAGACTGCAGTTAAATCTCAAATTGTTATCATGACTTAACTCGTTTGAggcatttttaattgtttgcagCGTGTATAATTGTGCTGATTGCCTTATTTAtagcaataaaaataatttacaattatATAGATTGTTCAGTCTCTCCATAgtgttacatttattaaacaattataGATATAGCATACTTAAcaataaatacagctattcataaattatatattaaaagatcaaatttcTTGTCAAAATTAGCATTTCTTTTTACATAGCATGTGCTGTCCATTCACAAACCCTTTTGAGCCCAGAAGGCTTTTGGTAAAACAAAGATAACCTCTCTCTGAAGACAAGTTTCCAAAAATCCATAATGCACCTAATGcacttaaaatactttctcaCAAACCACACAGAACCATTAATAAACTTTCAAAATATGCTATACAAATAGTGCTGAGAGTTAGAGCTTCATATCAACTGTAGAAACATGAGCAATTCATGTTTGATGTTTAGAAAACACTGTAACAGATACAGaaatagagagaaaaaagatAAGAGAGCTGATGGACTGAAAATATTCAACAGAAAATCCCATCATGTGTTTGGCTCAAACTGTAGCTTAACATTCAAAGCCTACTGACAACAGCAGGTAACCAGGAAACCCTGCTCTTAGTTTAGTAGAGTACCACAGAGCTGTAAAAGGGTAACCAGGAAACCCTGCTCTTAGTTTAGTAGAGTTCCATAGAGCTGTGCCTTGGTGAGACTGTCCTTGCGTGACAGCCCTAGTGTGCCAAATTTTTGGTACGGTTGTTGTGGAGGAGGTGGTGGGGTGGTTCCCTGAGGGGACACGCTGTGCCTCTCAGGTTGATAATGCTGCAGCTCAGCAGCCATCTCCAGAGATCCATGGTCCAGTGACTCATTTGAACTGTTGGGACTTACGTCAACGTACTCTGTTGCCTGGCCCCCAGCTGCCACCACACCATCCTTGGGGCTGTAGAGGCTGTGCTCGGACTCTTGGCTATCCTCCTTGGAGCGGTATAGGTGAGGCTGGCTTTGCTGCTGCCGAAGGCCTGGGCTGCAATCGGGGCTGGGGCTGGAGAAGGGGTCTATTACCCCAGCATGATGGTGGTACACATCAGTACCCTCCTGGAAGCTACTGTAGAGAGGACCAAGGCGAATTTTTGCAGGCCGGACAGagaagtgttgctcagagaaGCTGTAAGGTGAGGCCCGCCCGGGACTGCGGTATGAGTGGGCGCTCAGATCCTCCACACTCAGTTGCCTCCACCGACCAATCAGCTCTTCTTCCTCAGGAGCAAAAGCACTTCCACGGCGACTGTCACCATAGGTGATGCTAGGTGAGGTGGAAGTTGGCAGGGGCTCGTAAGGTTCACTGTAACAGGAGGACATTGTTCTGCTGTAGATGGGTGAGCTACCATTCTGATGGTGGCTGGTCTCAGGTGGTTGGAAAGCATGAGCCTTTGTGAAGGCGCTTGGACTCTCCCTCTCCCAGGAAGAGTCACTTTTGTGCTCGTATTCTGCCCCATCCCTCCAGTCCATGTAAAGGGCATGGTGGTGAGGAGAAGATGCAGCACTGCTCGGAGGATCCTGACCCTTGTCTTCTGACCCTCCTCCACTAAAGCTGGAGTAAGAGCTGGAGCCGCCTCCCAGAGAGGTTGTAAACTTTCTAAAGTGGTCCTGTGAGAAGCCAGGCTGCAGGGACATGGATCCCTCTTCTGGGTTGCTGTCAGTGGAGTTCTGGGGTTCATAAACCTTCCGCTGTCCATGGAGGTCCATGCTGGGTCTGCGCTCTCGTCTCCGTTCGTCTGGACAATAAAGTGCTGTGTCACTGCTGTACAGGTCTGACTTGTAAGTAGCTCGGAGGCCAAGGCGCTCGGTGCTACCCACAAGGCTGGTGCCCACGAGGAAGCCCTGGCGTTCCTGGGGTTGTGGGCTGGGTGAACGAGAGGCTTGACTGCTGCAGACCTCATCTGGTTTCTCCAGGACCTTAGCAATGACAGAGGCAGGCACTGTGTCGGCATATGGGGAGTGGCAGAGGGAAGAACCCTCCATGTGCAAGCTCACACGCTCCTGAAAATCTGCAGGCAACTGAGAGAGAGTGAAACACAGATTTCCATTAGATGTACCCAATGAACAATAAGAGTTGAGAGATTTGCACACAAAGAGAAAAAGGTAGGCTGCTATGGAAACCTATCAGGCAGGGATAAAAGGGAAATAATAGCTTAGATCAGGTCAATATCCTTAAGATGCAGTAAGAAACATACAAGATTGGTGAATGGAACTGAAGCCCTCAATGAGCACAGAAATACATTTGCAAAGCGGACAGCCAAAGATATTAAATCTTCAAATCTGTACTAATGGTCTACGTAAGTACATGgtttttagtttttcatttaGCGAAAATTGGCCAGAGGGAAGAACCACAGATTTCATTGCCACTGACACTACACACAGAGTACTAGGCATCAATCCAATATCACAACTCTTTTTACCTCTCAGTTCTTTCACCATAGCAACAAGAAGAAAGTAAATTGCAGCTAATTAGCTAACAGAACATGACTAATTATAGAAGCATGATAAGAGGAGCCAAGACAAAGCAAAAATTGTAGTTCTTCAAAACCAATAGGGTTGGTCTTGGTTCAACAAATCCGATTCTTGCTTTTCAGACTTTTTTGGGctgcttttaaataaatttctCTATGGTTATACAGAAACTCAGTTTTTCCTTATAACCACATGAGACACCTTCAGCTATGTCCaactgactattttaacgaatGCTTAGTGCCAATTCTTTGACATtctcatataaaacaatattcaaGGCTGAATTCCCAGAATACGTTGTGTAACAGACACATTGATGTTTCCATTCAGGTATATCTGCCAAGTATGAACAGGTTTTTAAAGCAGGCTGCATGCCAACATAAGTCTCTGCTCTAGACATCATGGGACTGGCATAAGGCTTGGAGCAGATTCTATAGATAAACTGCCAAGTTTATTGGCACACTATTATTACTTAAACTTCCTCCCACTTTCGCCCTGCCAGAATAGTTGCTCATTCTTAATTGGGACAGAACCTCAATATTTCTTTGAACAAGGACTTGATTTACTATAGTTGACCTAAATACTAGTATATcccactaaataaaaacaatcctGTTTCTTGATTTAGTACGTTTATATCAGTCCAAAAACATTTAGCTAACTGTTAGTGGTTAAACAATATGGCATTAAAGGGGATGGTTGGGTTTATTTAGATGAAATATCTTTTGGAAAAGTATAACCAGCAGTATAACCTActtgaaatccgagaggtttttttttatttatttattttatctctcatagaaagcaatgaaattaccacatccaaggtccagagaagtagtaaagacatcgttaaaatagtcactgtgactacagtggttcaaccttaatgttatgaagtgacgagaatacgtattgtgtgcaaaacaaaacaaaaaaataacaactttattcaacaatttcttctctaccctgtcagtctcctacacagttgacgcagtgcagtgcttccgtgtttacatctgaACGCCAGCttagtattggccgatgctgttcacgtgagcactaTGACGCTTGTGTGATggtgacgcaggagctggccaatacagagtctgcgttctgacgtagaacacggaagctctgcaatgtgtcttcaatgtaaactgcgtaggagaatgacagggtagagaggaaattgttgaataaagtcgttattttcattttgtgtttgcgcacaaaaagtattctcatcacttcataacattaaggttgaaccactgtagtcacgttgactattttaatgatgtctttactacatttctgaaccttgaatgtggtcattttgttgctttctatggaagataaaaaaaaaccctctcggatttcatcaaaaacatcttaatttgtgttctgaagatgaacaaaggtcttaccggtttggaacgacatgagggtgagtaattaatgacagaaattttattttaagggAACCActggtattaagacttgtatggcttaatataacgtaaattatgtatcttactgaaatatgtagtagaaaccCCATGAAAGACTtaacgttatttaaaaaaatccatgacatatttggacaatgggcggcgccattttgtttaggtgcacagtgTGTTCTAAGTTGATGACGTCAAACGGTTGCACTCGGTGAGTTACTGCCGCTACCCTGTTGTTATttttaccgcaacacaactcggaatataatatacaatgccaCATTATGCAGCtgttggttgtaattttcagtcgatggacaacaagagaagagatgcaagtctttactgctttactagcgataagaggagaaaagaatgggaagttgtgaagaatgtggacgaataaaacaTCCTAACTGCATCTTTGTTCTTTCCACTTTAGCCCTGATGCCTTTGATACTTTTCATCTGTATGTTTTGGTGCAACGGTAATCTAGTAACGCATACATGTCTTAATATTTGCGGGGTTCCTTTTAAAACCCGATCAGCCTTTTCAATTTGAGCCAGAGCGCAAAATTAGTGAGGATGAAAACATCGAAGACGTGCAATGTTTCTGTGGATATTCGAACAACTGTTGTATGATTGACATGTAAAAATCATCTGATATGTCACCTGAATGCATTACACACAGTTAAACACGCTGAGAAGATGCTACTGTTTCATGCGGTCACAGATATCTCGTGCATCACAGCGCACGCAAGCTTTGAGGCAGTCTGTCTCAATCGAGATGTGTTATATAGGCTGCCCTCGTCAGGCTCCACGACAGGCGCAGCATTTGGTTAAATACACTTATATCCATCGACAACTGTAAGCTCTTTCAGTAGCTGTGGTCTACTAAAAGCCTCAAAGGCATCAGGtctaaagtgaagagaacaaagacgtgggtctttaggaagttttattcgtccatattcttcacaacttcccattcttttctcctcttatcgctagtaaagaAGTAAAGACTTGCATTGCTTCTCTTGTTGCCcttcgactgaaaattacaaccaaaagcagcacaatgtggcatcatatattatattccgagttcAACGTAGCTCAACGAgagcaaccatttgacgtcatcgacataGAACACACTGcgcacctaaacaaaatggcgccgcccattgtccaaatatgtcatggattttttaaataacgtaaatctttcatggggtttctactacatatttcagtaatagacatcatttatgttatattaagccatacaagtcttaataccaAGGGTTCCCTTTAAGGGTTACTAGacagctacaggcaggtgagatTTTATCAGGttggagttaaactctgcaggactgtggctctccaggacttTGACAGACTGTGTTCTATTGTTATTCGTCATTGTTATATAGACATATTCGATTATATTTCAGAATGTAATATTccatttttacttttacataGAAGCAATAATGGGTCTATAATATTCTTTTCATCACCTGTTAGCATCCTTTGTTATaggaatgtttttaaaataagcaaATACAATAAACCAGATCCTTATCTGTTATAATGAAAGAAAACTAAGGAAGTCCATATAAATGGTAAGTACATTTTTTATGAATGCCTTTCTTGTAATTTAAGTAACTCAGCTCATACACTAATTTATGACACCACTGCTGTTCTTTGCTAAAATTGCATACATGCTGCTGACTTACCTCAGATAACTGGGCTCTGTAGTGTGACTTATTGCACTGCAAGAGCTGTGCAGCCAAGTTACAGTCTTTTCTGTACAAGTCCTATTGAGAGTGGTAGAAAAGGAACATTAGATAATCCAAAGCAAATACACAGTCCTCCAAAGGGCTGCCATTAAGCCTCAGTGTGTAAAAGAAATCAGATTGTCATTATTTCTCTTACATTATCCTCTCTCAGTTTCTCAATGGTCATCTTAGCTTCCATGAGATGATTGTTAAGGACGATGATTTCTCGGCTGAGAGCCCGTTTCTCATCATCGTGGTGCTGCGACTAGATGAAAGGAgcacattttcagaaaaaaacccTCTATGATATGCATTTACGATGATATAAGCCCTAATAGATCACCAGTAGAAATATATAGACAAGTTCACACAGTGAGAAGTCAGTGCACGTGTTAAGTCATTCTAGGATATTCCTGCAGCAGATGGGAATTAATTGGCGTACTCAAAGAAGCATAAATTAAAGTTAATAAATTGATCATTTCATACCTGGACCCATAACCTTCAGGGTCATCATTGATGCAATATGTTActaaaaaaaacctgtttaCTATAACAAACTCGGAGTAAACCCTAAGGGGTGGATCCTAATACAGACATGCAATGGTCATACAATGTACTGCGGCAGGCAGgctaattataattgaattgtTTCGAACTTCAAATTAACAAACAGGCTGTGATGCAGATTCAGCCAGTATAATAGACTCACTATCACACTGTCATGTGAAGGCGGACAGGCTGTTGTAATGGACTGTAATTAATGTCAGGCGCACCAGTGGAAGTTTATTGATATTCAAATAGACTCTTAGTGCATTCAGTGCTATTGTACATGTTTAACACATTCACTAATATGTCACACCACAAAACACGTGCACACATGGACAGAAGTGCGGACAGCGATGTAAACACTTTCATCCAAAAACCCATTTAAACAGGAAAACACTTAAAGAGCGAGATGAGTACTTGTAAACACATGTGCGAACAAAACATTCGcacattaaaacaaaaagcaGTGTGTGTGCACTCGCCCAGGCACCTCTTGTTTAATTTGTGCACTCACATTTCGGTGGATTTTATCCTCTAAGTCCTGGTTGATCCTCTGCAGTGCTGAGTAACTGCTCTGTATTCTGTGGGAAACACATGAACAAAACGTCTTGCTTCAAATCCATACAATGTTCTTATATGCCTTCCTTATTTCCATAGACACTTCTGTTAGATAATCCcaggttttattattattattattattattttttttttgaagtcgGTTGCCAACACTCTCACCAGCGCACCTGTTCATCTTCCACATTATGTTATGGTATCTGTTGCAATATCaattcacaacatttattttacaatggaCCGAGGAGCCCAACACATGGCCAAGCTATAACTGTACAACTGACTCCTACACACTTGGCATTGGCCAGCAGATGCCTAAGTGAAACAATCTTCCAATTCACTTACTATCCATCCGAAATAGTATCCAAGGTAAGAAACAGTGCATCCCACATCACAaagtatgttttaaatattaaggcAAATGTGTCTGGATGATATAGTTTTTTCCAGTGGATTTTTGAAGTGTGCATCCATGCGAGTTTCTTTTTGGCTAATATTGTCCTAAACCTCCTgtcacagcattttttaaaagtacattGTCTGTGATATTCTGTTATTCACTATTTGGAGCTAAATGGTATTCGCAACTGTTTCAAAGAGTGTAAGAGAACATGAGTAAAAAAGAATTGAAGTATTGTACTgggtttattttgttctttcgttaaaaatagttaaaggtgcactcagtTTGTTTCTCTAGCCAAAATGCAAGTCATCTCATTATAGTGACACCAAGTGGTGTGGAAGCAGGAAAAACCAAACATTGTGATCTAGTGGTGACATTGCATAAATGTGCTATTGCCAGTTAGCCCTACTTAATTTTGTGATAGTGTAAGTCGTATTTGACAGGTCATGTGATTTCTTCATGGCGGCCCCAGCGAGTTGACCTGctccatataaaataaaacgGCTTTTATCAAGTTAGTGAAATATATTTCCAAAAAAGTACTATTTATTTCTTTTGggataaaactttttttaatgaaaatcttTTATAATACACTCACCCTGTGAAAAATATTCTCTATTGGATTAAAGTCAGGGCTTTGATTATAGGGCAATCCATAACCTtaatttggtttgtttttaaccaTTCAGATGTGGACATGATTCTGCATTGGTGTTGGATTCTGTGAATTATTGTTCTGCTGCAGCACCAAATACGATTTATATTCAGCTCACACACAAATAGTCAGACATTCTCCTTAGGAATGGTCTGTTATGTAGCAGAAATTATACTTTCATCAATGATAGCAAGTCATCCAAGTCAACAGCTGCAAAAAATCTATGTACAATCACAGTGCTGCCATCATGTTTCACTGTAAGTAATATGATATTGTTGCAGTGGCATCCTGTATTCATTTTGGACCAAATACGCGAAGACTTGCAACCTCCATAAAGTTCTGTTTTGATTTTTGTCTACAGAATATGATCCCAAAATTCTTTACAGCAGTATGGATAATTAGTGACTTTTtctactaaaaacaaacaaactatactttatatatagtTGCATTCAAAATCATATATTATTTGAGTAGGAATGAACTTCATGAccattaaaaagtatgttctatattgTATGAATGTGTGGAATATGAATTAAATCCAGACATAGTACATCTGCCATTTTGGCTTTATCATGTGACATACAGTGTCAGTTGCATTGCTTCAAAGTCtttcccgtggcctcatgggattgtaaagtgtccatcatatgcacaaTTCAGAAATTTAGGCAGAAGTAGTGGGTTATTTATAACccacttttcgcctactgttgtGAATACTacgaattcagacatactattAATTTCACACGTTTTTAGTCTAACATATAGTAGGGAAGCAGGCATGTTCGGACACAgtgtatgttttatgttttgactAATTTAAAACCATACTGTGAGAGAAACATGcaataaaagacaaaattaaatactttttcacACAACCTTAAAGGGGATGTCTAATGCTAtctcatgcattctgacttatttacactgttaaagagttggattctcatgctaaacatggtcaaagtttaaaaaaaaacgagtTGGACAAATGAcatatttctgtgccaaatacactccttcAGGGTTCGTATACGTTTcggaaaggttttttttttcgagtatggccctgTATGACATCATAAAGGgcagaattccttgtatgggcacttctcccggaagagcgcGCGCGCACATAAACCAGTAAACCAGTTACGGAAGTCGTCGACAGCGCTGCACAGGACTGgctcgagaaagatttgtcttttttttagaccacaaaatcaacaatgtcaccaaagaagtgtgtttttgtttgtgagggaaagataaccttgttTAGCTTCCCAAGGAACTTagcgttaaaggattagttcactttcaaatgaaaattaccctaatctttactcaccctcaagccatcttaggtgtatatgacttctttctgatgaacacaatcggagatatattaataaatatcctgacgcatccgagctttataatgaccTAACAaaggtcacgagtatgagctgaagaaagtgcttccgtccacatccatccatcataacgtactccacacggctctgggggttaataaaggccttctgaagtgaagcgatgcctttgggttaaaaaaaatatccatatttaacaagttatgaagtaaaatatctagcttccgccagaccgccttctgtattcagcATACGAAAGaaacggaactggcgtcgcgtcagttaagctttttccgtaagttgaatacggaaggcataggacatatagcattttgaactgtaagagttttacactttcttcataatttgaattcggaaggtggtctggtggaagtatggatattttttttacacaaacgcatcgcttcgcttcagaaggcctttattaaccttccggagccatgtggagtacgttaatgatggatggatgtggatggaggcacagCTTTAtccactttcttcagcttcatactcatgactcctgttcactgccattataaagcttggatgcgtttattatataaaattaaatatattaaataatatttattaatatatctccaattgtgttcatcagaaagaagaaagtcatatacacttaggatggcttgatagtgagtaaagcttggggtaattttaaaGTTGTGCAAGTGTGTTGGTTTGTTCCCGGCATTTCGGTGAcgaatgttttataaacaaggcccagtttgacgttggatttgcagatcggttgaaactgaaagatggagcggtcccAGTGATAAAAGATCACGGTCATGAGTCGAAACCGCAGGCGgtaagtaaaactgcatcaaatgtctgtgttttgttggcaatcggcgtgtaagtgcatataatgtaaacaacacaaatgtaaagttaatcaaagttatCCAGGTATAATGTGATGATGTATTGcgtgctcgtgactctttagctccgcccacggcaTGCCTCCAGGAGCTCGTCTGTTTTCGGAAAGAAGCGGTTCAGCTGTAtctgtcttttataaatctgataaaactgAAGACTCttcagagatatgaaggatgctatactactctataggtactcaagattaacatgagattggcagaaactgtatgttttatgtcccctttaaagttgAGTCATTTTTATAGTGATGAATTTAAATAGATGCTAACGCTTGCTAACATACTGCCATGTTCttttgctacacactcaaaagtatgttcTTTTCCTTCACCAACAAGGTAGGCGAATTGGGATGCAGACAATATCCAAGTTTCAAGTCCATTGTCCTGATTGAAAAATTATTCAGTTAGTTACCATATGTGGATGGAAAGCCCCATTGTTTTAAAGCCAGATGCGATTGTGTACACTCTACTTACCGCCGTAATTTGTCAGTGAACTTGTCGAGCTCCTCCTGGGCTCGGCGCAGCTCGGTCTCCAGGTACTGCCTCGTGGAGTCAAACTCACGCTCTAAAAGCTCCAGCTTATGAGTGGTGTATGAGAGACGCTTCCGCAGGTCTTCCTTCTGTTCCTGCAGAGAGCTACATATAGATACGCACATGATTACATTCACTTCATATGACAAAATCTCACAAAAATAGTCATTGAATTCTTTCTACATGGATCAGGCAGAGATTCAGGATCAATAATgagagtgtaaaaaaaaacagctgttttgtATGAACTTCGTTGAGAAATGTATCTCAGCAAAACCTCCAGATTTACGAATGCATTTCGCTTC
Coding sequences:
- the si:dkey-174m14.3 gene encoding brain-enriched guanylate kinase-associated protein isoform X1 — translated: MRGCLLRKTMKKIYIGKTALKTSRNGCKHQKKSSLQEQKEDLRKRLSYTTHKLELLEREFDSTRQYLETELRRAQEELDKFTDKLRRIQSSYSALQRINQDLEDKIHRNSQHHDDEKRALSREIIVLNNHLMEAKMTIEKLREDNDLYRKDCNLAAQLLQCNKSHYRAQLSELPADFQERVSLHMEGSSLCHSPYADTVPASVIAKVLEKPDEVCSSQASRSPSPQPQERQGFLVGTSLVGSTERLGLRATYKSDLYSSDTALYCPDERRRERRPSMDLHGQRKVYEPQNSTDSNPEEGSMSLQPGFSQDHFRKFTTSLGGGSSSYSSFSGGGSEDKGQDPPSSAASSPHHHALYMDWRDGAEYEHKSDSSWERESPSAFTKAHAFQPPETSHHQNGSSPIYSRTMSSCYSEPYEPLPTSTSPSITYGDSRRGSAFAPEEEELIGRWRQLSVEDLSAHSYRSPGRASPYSFSEQHFSVRPAKIRLGPLYSSFQEGTDVYHHHAGVIDPFSSPSPDCSPGLRQQQSQPHLYRSKEDSQESEHSLYSPKDGVVAAGGQATEYVDVSPNSSNESLDHGSLEMAAELQHYQPERHSVSPQGTTPPPPPQQPYQKFGTLGLSRKDSLTKAQLYGTLLN
- the si:dkey-174m14.3 gene encoding brain-enriched guanylate kinase-associated protein isoform X2, with amino-acid sequence MQEEQGAPETIGKAYLETDIDCVRREDEIKEVKTKKETAITFESNERREVKTPPECHPNPIQRIRPSSPLLYREETLSRNPYRSVSLPRDINMASEEEMQTISSLQEQKEDLRKRLSYTTHKLELLEREFDSTRQYLETELRRAQEELDKFTDKLRRIQSSYSALQRINQDLEDKIHRNSQHHDDEKRALSREIIVLNNHLMEAKMTIEKLREDNDLYRKDCNLAAQLLQCNKSHYRAQLSELPADFQERVSLHMEGSSLCHSPYADTVPASVIAKVLEKPDEVCSSQASRSPSPQPQERQGFLVGTSLVGSTERLGLRATYKSDLYSSDTALYCPDERRRERRPSMDLHGQRKVYEPQNSTDSNPEEGSMSLQPGFSQDHFRKFTTSLGGGSSSYSSFSGGGSEDKGQDPPSSAASSPHHHALYMDWRDGAEYEHKSDSSWERESPSAFTKAHAFQPPETSHHQNGSSPIYSRTMSSCYSEPYEPLPTSTSPSITYGDSRRGSAFAPEEEELIGRWRQLSVEDLSAHSYRSPGRASPYSFSEQHFSVRPAKIRLGPLYSSFQEGTDVYHHHAGVIDPFSSPSPDCSPGLRQQQSQPHLYRSKEDSQESEHSLYSPKDGVVAAGGQATEYVDVSPNSSNESLDHGSLEMAAELQHYQPERHSVSPQGTTPPPPPQQPYQKFGTLGLSRKDSLTKAQLYGTLLN